A genomic region of Fundidesulfovibrio terrae contains the following coding sequences:
- a CDS encoding flavodoxin family protein, protein MESIVRNIGEEHRPLVLACSPRKGGNSDLGAGLIARGLESAGAEARVVHLRERSVLPCKGCQGCGPKSGFACPLMKRDQAEELFGLILAAPMLFFACPIYFYHVPALFKALIDRAQRYYEAKNAGDPVLTAIPKRKAHVFLVGGRSRGERLFEGTLLTMRYFLWPFGATLAGDLCLHGIDAPGDLRADEAAQARVTAFARDAWEGRGR, encoded by the coding sequence ATGGAAAGCATCGTCCGGAACATCGGCGAGGAGCATCGCCCTCTGGTGCTGGCGTGCAGCCCGCGCAAGGGCGGCAACTCCGACCTGGGGGCCGGGCTGATCGCCCGGGGGCTTGAGTCCGCCGGAGCCGAGGCGCGCGTCGTCCACCTGCGCGAGCGCTCGGTCCTGCCCTGCAAGGGCTGCCAGGGGTGCGGCCCGAAATCCGGGTTCGCCTGCCCGCTCATGAAGCGCGACCAGGCCGAGGAGCTGTTCGGGCTGATCCTGGCCGCGCCCATGCTGTTTTTCGCCTGCCCCATCTATTTCTACCACGTCCCGGCCCTGTTCAAGGCCCTCATCGACCGCGCCCAGCGCTACTACGAGGCCAAGAACGCCGGAGACCCGGTGCTCACCGCCATTCCCAAGAGAAAGGCCCACGTCTTCCTGGTGGGCGGCAGGTCGCGGGGCGAGCGGCTCTTCGAGGGGACGCTTCTGACCATGCGCTACTTCCTGTGGCCCTTCGGCGCGACCCTGGCCGGTGACCTGTGCCTGCACGGCATCGACGCCCCGGGCGACCTGCGCGCCGACGAGGCCGCGCAGGCCCGCGTGACGGCCTTCGCCCGTGACGCCTGGGAGGGGCGCGGGCGCTGA
- a CDS encoding ComF family protein: MFGLLRRLAGSRCLVCAAVTDGPGLCARCAEGLRPRLSGFCPGCGEMPEDEAQAVTLCAACRLTPRPWAALGFFGEYSGALRDAVLSLKFGGRLGSMGLLGDLARHAYRLNRERPGGFCAEGPEVVAAVPMHWRRLLTRGYNQSMELARAVAAGLGRPLALRALAKVRHTRPQSRLSARERKANLDGAFAADAAIVGGRRVLLVDDVMTTGSTLEAASRALLSAGADRVEVLVLARDRKRG; encoded by the coding sequence ATGTTCGGCCTGTTGCGCCGTCTGGCCGGCTCGCGCTGCCTGGTGTGCGCGGCCGTGACCGATGGCCCCGGGCTGTGCGCGCGCTGCGCCGAGGGGCTCAGGCCACGCCTGTCGGGATTCTGCCCGGGCTGCGGGGAGATGCCCGAAGACGAGGCCCAGGCCGTGACCCTGTGCGCGGCGTGCCGGCTTACGCCCCGGCCGTGGGCCGCGCTGGGATTTTTCGGGGAGTATTCCGGGGCGCTGCGGGATGCGGTGCTGTCGCTCAAGTTCGGCGGCAGGCTCGGCTCCATGGGGCTTCTGGGCGACCTGGCCCGGCACGCCTACCGGCTGAACCGGGAGCGCCCCGGCGGATTCTGCGCCGAAGGCCCCGAGGTGGTGGCCGCCGTGCCCATGCATTGGCGAAGGCTCTTGACGCGCGGCTACAACCAGAGCATGGAGCTGGCCCGGGCCGTGGCCGCCGGGCTCGGCAGGCCGCTCGCACTGCGGGCGCTTGCCAAGGTGCGCCACACCCGCCCCCAGAGCAGGCTTTCGGCCAGGGAGCGCAAGGCCAACCTGGACGGGGCCTTTGCGGCGGACGCCGCCATCGTGGGCGGCAGGCGGGTGCTGCTGGTGGACGACGTGATGACCACCGGCTCCACTCTGGAGGCGGCCTCGCGGGCGCTCCTGTCGGCCGGGGCCGACCGGGTTGAGGTGCTCGTGCTGGCGCGGGATCGAAAAAGGGGTTGA
- the rplU gene encoding 50S ribosomal protein L21 produces MYAIVETGGKQYRVEEGAKITVEKLTADAGAEVALEKVLLVGEAAGLKVGAPYVSGAKVTCEVVEHMRGPKIVVFHKWRRNDSHKKTGHRQDLTTLKIKSIQA; encoded by the coding sequence ATGTACGCTATTGTTGAAACTGGCGGTAAGCAGTACCGCGTCGAGGAAGGCGCCAAGATCACCGTGGAGAAGCTCACGGCTGACGCTGGCGCGGAAGTGGCCCTGGAGAAGGTTCTCCTGGTGGGCGAAGCCGCTGGCCTGAAGGTCGGCGCTCCGTACGTGTCCGGCGCCAAGGTGACTTGCGAGGTGGTCGAGCATATGCGTGGCCCCAAGATCGTGGTCTTCCACAAGTGGCGTCGCAACGACTCCCACAAGAAGACCGGCCATCGCCAGGATCTTACCACCCTGAAGATCAAGTCGATCCAGGCATAG
- the rpmA gene encoding 50S ribosomal protein L27, producing the protein MAHKKAGGSSRNGRDSAGQRRGVKRYGGQVVKAGNILVRQLGTKFHPGENVGLGKDFTLFALIDGTVAFEKYTRNRKVKTRVKIVPLAA; encoded by the coding sequence ATGGCTCACAAAAAAGCAGGCGGCAGTTCGCGTAACGGCCGCGACAGCGCCGGACAACGCCGCGGCGTCAAGCGCTACGGCGGCCAGGTGGTCAAGGCCGGAAACATCCTGGTGCGCCAGCTGGGCACCAAGTTCCATCCCGGCGAAAACGTCGGACTGGGCAAGGACTTCACCCTGTTCGCCCTGATCGACGGCACCGTGGCTTTCGAGAAGTACACCCGCAACCGCAAGGTGAAGACCCGGGTGAAGATCGTTCCCCTCGCCGCGTAA
- a CDS encoding flagellar motor protein MotB: protein MADKEHKKVIIKKVKKGGHGGAHGGSWKVAYADFVTAMMAFFLVMWLVNSVTVEKREQIAQYFQSFSLIDTGGRPGLIPATDLSQVAQENNPPNIVEPISENPASPAKEKSEAEKAAEAIKEAIEAKTPDMKDQIIVKTEADKVIVEVTDDAKGKPLFALGKSDLTQDAKRALAAAAPPISKAGKGKLTIEGHTDAYTYAGERFTNWELSTDRASAARRELEKAGVSPDSVGVVAGYAATRPFVPDNVYDPKNRRIRLVMEVPQPPKEAGSDSGAKAKTAEAKGKPNIFDKPQEPPAPPVSPIPKEKREILDQQIERLYDESIKGKQ from the coding sequence ATGGCGGACAAGGAACACAAGAAAGTCATCATCAAGAAGGTGAAGAAGGGCGGACACGGCGGTGCGCACGGCGGCAGCTGGAAGGTGGCCTATGCCGACTTCGTCACCGCCATGATGGCCTTCTTCCTGGTCATGTGGCTGGTCAACTCCGTCACCGTGGAGAAGCGCGAGCAGATCGCCCAGTATTTCCAGTCCTTCAGCCTCATCGACACCGGGGGCAGGCCGGGGCTCATCCCGGCCACGGACCTCTCCCAGGTCGCCCAGGAGAACAACCCTCCGAACATCGTGGAGCCCATCTCCGAGAACCCGGCCAGCCCGGCCAAGGAGAAGTCCGAGGCCGAGAAGGCCGCCGAGGCCATCAAGGAGGCCATCGAGGCCAAGACCCCGGACATGAAGGACCAGATCATCGTCAAGACCGAGGCGGACAAGGTCATCGTGGAGGTGACCGACGACGCCAAGGGCAAGCCGCTCTTCGCCCTGGGCAAGTCCGACCTGACCCAGGACGCCAAGCGCGCCCTGGCCGCCGCCGCGCCGCCCATATCCAAGGCGGGCAAGGGCAAGCTGACCATCGAAGGCCACACCGACGCCTACACCTACGCCGGGGAGCGCTTCACCAACTGGGAGCTCTCCACCGACCGGGCCTCGGCCGCGCGCAGGGAGCTGGAGAAGGCGGGCGTGTCGCCGGACTCCGTGGGCGTGGTGGCCGGGTACGCGGCCACGCGGCCCTTCGTGCCGGACAACGTCTACGACCCCAAGAACCGCCGCATCCGGCTGGTCATGGAGGTGCCCCAGCCGCCCAAGGAGGCAGGCAGCGACTCCGGGGCCAAGGCCAAGACAGCCGAGGCCAAGGGCAAGCCCAACATCTTCGACAAGCCCCAGGAGCCTCCGGCCCCGCCGGTATCGCCCATCCCCAAGGAGAAGCGGGAAATCCTGGACCAGCAGATCGAAAGGCTTTACGACGAAAGCATCAAAGGCAAACAATAA
- the motA gene encoding flagellar motor stator protein MotA, producing MFAIIGIITVLGAVVLGYVLEHGNFSVLWQPAELVIIFGAAFGSLVLGSPKEVVIGALKGIGGIFGSGKTSKAFFLDMLIMLSMLFMKIRREGLVAIEKDIEAPESSQIFTTFLKDKSNKFIVEFVCDTMRVFSTVNIEQHEFENIMEADIEAYSHEAVGPAGAVNKMADALPGLGIVAAVLGVVITMGVISEPPEVIGHHIGAALVGTFMGVLMCYGIVGPIAANMETKAKEGEHCLVVVKCALAAFVGGNPPPVALEAGRRAIPNHHRPSFAELEEAVKVSKGK from the coding sequence ATGTTCGCCATCATAGGCATTATCACGGTTCTGGGCGCGGTGGTCCTGGGGTATGTTCTGGAGCACGGAAACTTCAGCGTGCTCTGGCAGCCCGCCGAACTGGTGATCATCTTCGGGGCGGCCTTCGGCTCGCTGGTGCTGGGCTCGCCCAAGGAAGTGGTGATCGGCGCGCTCAAGGGCATCGGAGGCATCTTCGGGTCCGGCAAGACCAGCAAGGCCTTCTTCCTGGACATGCTCATCATGCTCTCCATGCTCTTCATGAAGATCCGCCGCGAGGGCCTGGTGGCCATCGAAAAGGACATCGAGGCCCCGGAGTCCAGCCAGATATTCACCACCTTCCTCAAGGACAAGTCCAACAAGTTCATCGTGGAGTTCGTCTGCGACACCATGCGGGTGTTTTCCACGGTGAACATCGAGCAGCACGAGTTCGAGAACATCATGGAGGCCGACATCGAGGCCTATTCCCACGAGGCCGTGGGCCCCGCCGGAGCGGTGAACAAGATGGCCGACGCGCTGCCTGGCCTGGGCATCGTGGCGGCGGTTCTGGGCGTGGTCATCACCATGGGCGTCATCAGCGAGCCGCCCGAAGTCATCGGCCACCACATCGGCGCGGCGCTGGTGGGCACGTTCATGGGCGTGCTCATGTGCTACGGCATCGTGGGGCCCATCGCGGCCAACATGGAGACCAAGGCCAAGGAGGGCGAGCACTGCCTGGTGGTGGTGAAGTGCGCCCTGGCGGCCTTCGTGGGCGGCAACCCCCCGCCCGTGGCCCTGGAGGCAGGCAGGCGGGCCATCCCCAACCACCACCGCCCCAGCTTCGCGGAGCTCGAGGAAGCGGTGAAGGTGTCCAAGGGCAAGTAG
- a CDS encoding response regulator: MENIRVLLAEDVAILRKGLRAMLSAYPDIEIAGEAEDGLEAVRLVGEISPDVVLMDLSMPRLDGIGAIAEVRRLYPETGILALTGSAEEDLVRRTMSAGADGYLLKNVAPGDLAQAIRQAARRNS, translated from the coding sequence GTGGAGAACATCCGTGTGTTGCTGGCCGAGGACGTGGCCATCCTGCGCAAGGGCTTGAGGGCCATGCTCTCGGCCTATCCCGACATCGAGATCGCGGGCGAGGCCGAAGACGGCCTGGAGGCCGTGCGCCTGGTCGGGGAAATCTCGCCCGATGTGGTGCTCATGGACCTGTCCATGCCGCGCCTGGACGGCATTGGGGCCATCGCCGAGGTCAGGCGGCTTTACCCGGAAACCGGAATCCTGGCCCTGACGGGCTCCGCCGAGGAGGACCTGGTGCGCAGGACCATGTCGGCCGGGGCCGACGGGTATCTGCTCAAGAACGTCGCGCCGGGCGATCTGGCCCAGGCCATCCGGCAGGCCGCGCGCCGCAACTCCTGA
- a CDS encoding response regulator, with protein MPSSLKSRVLFLVTAIMAASAASAFGLIWYSYSGSQLAEQQERLSQTLTMAASLLRDRHEDQASNRTRLIKEQRTGLKSDLALFVGALEEQYASAQAAGKSTEAAQRDVLAAAARISERTGHDFFIFDKNLSGLFHTDQSLAGRNWRDIKGDSGIGALEFAASIADRDGWDTLLVQWPTSAAGVAARHLACITTFAQWGWYLGVSVDYEHLASRATQDRLHMVRGLLDSLSRVSLGRTGRMFVLEANGASFLLVPTGNARAVLDAHENELRVALANLESPSHFSWNDGQGGYVAQALFLPGMGWELGIIMEQDELAEPAVTLARRLGYALLLVFAAGAALAAIMTQKLTRPILDLAAKARDFNLIDGAGPETARQLRGLAQRNPGETAILASAWADTLDALDAGISGLREAAATQRATAGALAASKHELEELNLELENRVGVRTAALEAANARLRNSEARYRSLFMNSPVAFLEVNLASLLQFLASPEMASVDDVTALAKRKPDFAADLLGMVRVLDANPAAVEMAGAASKAELLANLDRIVLPQSFGLLRGSGVFRAGAPSCGYESTFRTIGGRMRHTIVGLRPLPGSEQSMDRVLISVMDITRLKEGEEDLRAAHEQAQSASKAKTDFLANMSHEIRTPISAILGLAELSQRNADPAKTAVHLRMIAESAQTLLGIIGDVLDLSRVEAGKLFLDDKPFDLAVVVNRAAGTFRAACADKGLDLAVNLAPGIPGGLTGDPVRLGQILANLVGNAVKFTASGRIDVTVTSLEDGLGDLPASPQDGDDVVLLFSVEDTGIGVLPELTGVIFDSFRQADSSFSKSYQGVGLGLAISRELAALMGGRIWVESQPGKGSAFRFTARFGIDRGALASSRRALPAAGKSAAGVRILVAEDNTVNRHVFKEFLLSQGYAVACVTDGSQALEALAREPYDLVFMDVQMPVIDGLEAVRRLRAGECGEAAAGIPVVALTAYAMSGDRERFLEAGMSGYLPKPVPLDQLQAAVAEFAGSPGDVPEPAPSPGEDVREALKPLQEEFIAYVGQRASDALGHVAAGEFDMAAKAGHDVKGTSMAFGAHRVNELGAMLEAACQDGNAALAAKLAEKILEVLAELESPGGVETDGGAAPAVTG; from the coding sequence ATGCCTTCTTCGCTCAAGAGCCGGGTCCTCTTCCTGGTGACGGCCATCATGGCCGCGTCGGCGGCCAGCGCCTTCGGGCTGATCTGGTACTCCTACTCCGGCAGCCAGTTGGCGGAGCAGCAGGAGCGCCTGTCCCAGACGCTCACCATGGCGGCCAGCCTCCTGCGCGACCGCCACGAAGACCAGGCGAGCAACCGAACCAGGCTCATCAAGGAACAGCGGACCGGACTCAAATCGGACCTGGCCCTGTTCGTGGGCGCCCTCGAAGAACAGTACGCCTCAGCCCAGGCCGCGGGGAAATCCACGGAAGCAGCCCAGCGCGACGTTCTGGCCGCGGCGGCCCGGATCAGCGAACGCACCGGGCACGACTTCTTCATCTTCGACAAGAACCTCTCCGGACTGTTCCACACGGACCAGTCCCTGGCCGGGCGCAACTGGCGCGACATCAAGGGGGACTCGGGGATCGGGGCGCTGGAATTCGCCGCGAGCATCGCAGACCGCGACGGCTGGGACACGCTGCTCGTCCAATGGCCCACGAGCGCCGCCGGAGTCGCGGCCAGGCATCTGGCCTGCATCACCACCTTCGCGCAATGGGGATGGTACCTGGGCGTGAGCGTCGATTATGAGCACCTGGCCTCCCGGGCCACCCAGGACAGGCTGCACATGGTCCGGGGCCTGCTCGACTCCCTGTCCCGGGTCAGCCTTGGCCGGACCGGACGCATGTTCGTCCTGGAAGCCAACGGGGCCTCGTTCCTTCTTGTACCGACGGGGAACGCCCGGGCCGTGCTGGACGCCCATGAAAATGAACTGAGGGTCGCCCTGGCCAATCTCGAGTCCCCCTCTCATTTCTCCTGGAACGACGGGCAGGGCGGATACGTGGCCCAGGCCCTGTTCCTTCCCGGAATGGGCTGGGAGCTGGGCATCATCATGGAGCAGGACGAACTGGCCGAGCCCGCCGTGACCCTGGCCAGGCGGCTGGGCTACGCCCTGCTCCTGGTGTTCGCGGCCGGCGCCGCGCTGGCCGCGATCATGACCCAGAAGCTCACCCGTCCTATCCTGGACCTGGCGGCCAAGGCGCGGGACTTCAACCTCATCGACGGCGCGGGGCCGGAAACCGCCAGGCAGCTACGCGGGCTTGCGCAGCGCAATCCCGGCGAAACGGCGATCCTGGCCTCGGCCTGGGCCGACACCCTCGACGCTCTGGACGCGGGCATCTCCGGGCTGCGGGAGGCCGCGGCCACGCAGCGGGCCACAGCAGGAGCGCTGGCCGCATCGAAGCACGAGCTGGAAGAACTCAACCTGGAGCTGGAAAACCGCGTCGGGGTGCGCACGGCCGCGCTGGAAGCGGCCAACGCCCGCCTGCGCAACAGCGAAGCCCGGTACCGCAGCCTGTTCATGAACTCCCCCGTGGCCTTCCTGGAGGTGAACCTCGCTTCGCTCCTGCAGTTCCTGGCCTCTCCCGAGATGGCCTCCGTGGACGACGTCACGGCCCTGGCCAAGCGCAAGCCGGACTTCGCGGCCGACCTCCTGGGCATGGTCAGGGTCCTGGACGCCAACCCGGCGGCGGTGGAGATGGCTGGAGCCGCCTCCAAGGCCGAACTGCTGGCCAACCTGGACCGCATCGTCCTCCCCCAGTCGTTCGGGCTCCTCAGGGGGAGCGGCGTATTCCGGGCGGGAGCGCCGTCCTGCGGCTACGAATCCACCTTCAGGACCATCGGCGGGCGCATGCGGCACACCATCGTGGGCCTGCGCCCCCTGCCCGGCTCCGAGCAGTCCATGGACCGGGTGCTCATCTCCGTCATGGACATCACGCGCCTCAAGGAGGGCGAGGAGGACCTGCGCGCCGCCCACGAACAGGCCCAGTCGGCCAGCAAGGCCAAGACCGACTTCCTGGCCAACATGAGCCACGAGATACGCACCCCCATTTCCGCCATCCTCGGACTGGCGGAACTCTCACAGCGCAACGCCGATCCGGCCAAGACCGCCGTCCACCTGCGCATGATCGCCGAATCCGCCCAGACCCTGCTGGGAATCATCGGGGACGTGCTGGACCTCTCGCGGGTGGAGGCCGGGAAACTCTTCCTGGACGACAAGCCCTTCGACCTGGCCGTTGTGGTCAATCGGGCCGCGGGAACCTTCCGGGCGGCCTGCGCGGACAAGGGCCTGGACCTGGCCGTGAACCTGGCCCCAGGCATTCCCGGCGGCCTCACCGGCGACCCGGTCCGCCTGGGCCAGATTCTGGCAAACCTCGTCGGCAACGCCGTCAAGTTCACCGCCTCCGGGCGCATCGACGTCACCGTGACGTCCCTGGAAGACGGGCTGGGAGACCTGCCCGCAAGCCCGCAGGACGGAGACGATGTCGTCCTTCTCTTCAGCGTCGAGGACACCGGCATCGGCGTCCTCCCGGAACTGACCGGGGTCATCTTCGACAGCTTCCGCCAGGCCGACTCCTCTTTTTCCAAGTCGTACCAGGGTGTCGGCCTCGGCCTGGCCATCAGCCGGGAACTGGCCGCGCTCATGGGCGGAAGGATCTGGGTGGAAAGCCAGCCCGGAAAGGGCAGCGCCTTCAGGTTCACGGCCCGTTTCGGCATCGACCGCGGCGCCCTCGCCTCCAGCCGGCGCGCGCTCCCTGCCGCCGGGAAATCGGCGGCGGGCGTGAGAATCCTCGTGGCCGAGGACAATACCGTCAACCGGCACGTCTTTAAGGAATTCCTGCTCTCGCAGGGCTACGCCGTGGCCTGCGTCACCGACGGCAGCCAGGCCCTGGAGGCGCTGGCGCGTGAGCCGTACGACCTGGTCTTCATGGACGTGCAGATGCCGGTGATCGACGGGCTGGAGGCGGTGCGCAGGCTGCGCGCGGGCGAATGCGGCGAGGCCGCCGCCGGCATTCCGGTGGTGGCCCTGACCGCCTACGCCATGAGCGGGGACCGTGAACGGTTCCTGGAGGCGGGCATGTCCGGCTACCTGCCCAAGCCCGTCCCCCTGGACCAGCTCCAGGCGGCGGTGGCGGAATTCGCGGGCTCGCCCGGCGATGTCCCTGAGCCGGCCCCTTCCCCGGGCGAGGACGTCCGGGAGGCCCTCAAGCCGCTTCAGGAGGAATTCATCGCCTACGTGGGCCAGCGGGCCTCGGACGCCCTGGGCCACGTCGCCGCGGGAGAGTTCGACATGGCAGCCAAGGCGGGCCATGACGTGAAAGGGACGTCCATGGCCTTCGGGGCGCACCGCGTGAACGAACTGGGAGCCATGCTGGAGGCGGCCTGCCAGGACGGCAACGCCGCCCTGGCCGCGAAACTGGCGGAAAAAATCCTTGAGGTCCTGGCGGAGCTGGAATCGCCGGGAGGGGTGGAAACGGATGGCGGCGCGGCCCCGGCCGTCACCGGCTAG
- a CDS encoding OmpA/MotB family protein, giving the protein MAAKHASTPIRASSRRPPKFHGGSWKVAYADFVTAMMAFFLLMWILNIVPKDVQKALETYFKADTNLGKVSPDPNSALMGSPDVKQQQLSEEQAARYAIAMRFKKIITEDPFLKQSSGVSSDDTGVLLRVNNDLMFKAGSAELSPQAVKVVKEVQDVLKTFNLYLVVRGHAVPGEYKAGTFPSNWELSGARAGAVVRAVLADKAIAPNRIRAIAYSDTLPLSPALTPEGEALNRRVEFYFHRPEVMNYRVVN; this is encoded by the coding sequence ATGGCCGCAAAACACGCATCCACCCCCATCCGCGCGAGCTCCCGGCGTCCTCCCAAATTCCACGGCGGCAGCTGGAAGGTGGCCTACGCCGACTTCGTGACGGCCATGATGGCCTTCTTCCTGCTCATGTGGATACTCAACATCGTGCCCAAGGACGTGCAGAAAGCCCTGGAGACCTACTTCAAGGCCGACACCAACCTGGGCAAGGTCAGCCCCGACCCCAACTCCGCCCTCATGGGCAGCCCCGACGTGAAGCAGCAGCAGCTCTCCGAGGAGCAGGCGGCCCGGTACGCCATCGCCATGCGCTTCAAGAAGATCATCACCGAGGACCCCTTCCTCAAGCAGAGCTCCGGAGTCAGCTCCGACGACACCGGGGTGCTCCTGCGGGTCAACAACGACCTCATGTTCAAGGCGGGTTCCGCCGAACTGTCCCCGCAGGCCGTCAAGGTGGTCAAGGAAGTCCAGGATGTACTCAAGACGTTCAACCTGTACCTGGTGGTGCGCGGCCACGCCGTTCCAGGCGAGTACAAGGCCGGGACATTCCCCTCCAACTGGGAGCTCTCGGGAGCGCGCGCCGGGGCGGTTGTCCGGGCCGTGCTCGCGGACAAGGCCATTGCCCCCAACCGCATCCGGGCGATCGCCTACTCCGACACCCTCCCCCTCTCCCCGGCCCTGACCCCGGAGGGCGAGGCGCTCAACCGCAGGGTCGAGTTCTATTTCCACCGGCCGGAAGTCATGAACTACCGGGTCGTGAACTAG
- the motA gene encoding flagellar motor stator protein MotA, with protein MTAILGILVVVCCVAGGYWVAGGKFGVLLQPAEILVIGGAALGSLLIASTKTTLSLLLSHLGDVFSGKHYGRDDYLEVLSLLARLLIKIRREGLASVENDIEHPESSAIFSTHRRIRDDSQVVRFICDTFRVYLVTGEPAEIEGIMHADMESMHTLASLPAHNISKVAESLPGLGIVAAVLGVVLTMQKITAPPDELGHSIGAALVGTFLGVLMCYGFVGPMATKLENRSQEREAFFGVIRATISGTAHGATPMIALEFGRRSVPDFYRPTFEEMERMIRG; from the coding sequence ATGACGGCTATTCTTGGAATCCTGGTGGTCGTGTGCTGCGTGGCCGGCGGCTACTGGGTGGCGGGGGGCAAGTTCGGCGTGCTCCTGCAGCCGGCGGAGATACTGGTCATCGGCGGAGCGGCCCTGGGGTCGCTGCTCATCGCCTCCACCAAGACCACCCTGTCGCTGTTGCTGAGTCACCTGGGCGACGTGTTCTCAGGCAAGCACTACGGCCGCGACGACTACCTGGAAGTCTTGAGCCTGCTGGCCCGCCTGCTCATCAAGATCCGGCGCGAGGGTCTGGCCAGCGTGGAGAACGACATCGAGCACCCCGAGTCCAGCGCCATCTTCTCCACCCATCGGCGCATCCGCGACGACTCCCAGGTGGTGCGCTTCATCTGCGACACCTTCCGGGTGTACCTGGTCACGGGCGAGCCCGCCGAGATCGAGGGCATCATGCATGCGGACATGGAGTCCATGCACACGCTGGCCTCGCTTCCGGCCCACAACATCTCCAAGGTGGCCGAGTCCCTGCCGGGCCTGGGCATCGTGGCGGCGGTGCTGGGCGTGGTGCTCACCATGCAGAAGATCACCGCCCCGCCCGACGAGCTGGGCCACTCCATCGGCGCGGCCCTGGTGGGCACGTTCCTGGGCGTGCTCATGTGCTACGGGTTCGTGGGCCCCATGGCCACCAAGCTGGAAAACCGCTCCCAGGAACGCGAGGCGTTCTTCGGCGTCATCCGGGCCACCATCTCCGGCACGGCCCACGGGGCCACCCCCATGATCGCCCTGGAATTCGGCCGCCGCTCCGTGCCGGACTTCTACCGCCCCACCTTCGAAGAGATGGAGCGCATGATCCGGGGTTAG